gggtcgaaacttgtattttgaattGTAAATGGGCAAATGTGGCTCGGTTGTTAACTTACTTTGATTATGGGCGAAAACACGTAACTCTAATTTTATGATGATGCGGGAAGCCTTTGGAGTCAAAATATGTTTGGAGTGCGTAAATTGGGAGGCTTATGCCTTGTGCTGAATTCAGGACATGATCCCATATGTAGCCGCGCCGCGGGAAACAACATATTTCGGTAACAACTAATCGACAGGGGATTGAGCATCTGCAAATCTTGCTAGTCGCTCCGCGGCCAAGAAGGAGCGTCGCGCCTAGGAGCTGATGGCCATgccttgtttaaaaaaaaaaaaaaaaaaaaaattttgtgttAATTAACGGGTGGGTCGTTACATTTAGTTTAGAATAATCCAAAGAACCCAGATCCATGGATGACCCTAACCCCATTTTTTGTATTATTTTCTTCTCCACTTTGTCTATTGAACTCCGCTTATAGTAACCCTCCACCTCTTTTAATATTGTGTACTCGTAGATCATCGAACTCGTACCCCGGATTTGAGAGTGTTGTACTTTCTCCAGAGACTTACTAGTACTAGTACTAGTACTCCAGGGATTTAATTTATCTGGTAGTCCTTTTATCAATTTGATACTTGAAATATGTCTAGCTTAGAGATATAAAATTTTAGGTAAGGTTTGAATAACTTGTGGTAAGCGAGTTATTATATTGTTGCCATCTATTATTAACCTTTCTAGTGAGACTAGATTACTCCAGTCCATTGAGACGTATGAATTTACCAAGGTTTTGGGATCAAATGGAGTTGAATCTCagcattgtaaacttttaaaatctgCAAGGTTTGGGGTACTAGACATTTCAAGGGAAACCAGGGATGGAGGTAAGAGTGGAAATTTTCTTAGCTTTATACAAATAGTTATATCTAGCAACACGAGTTTATTGAGGGATTCAAGCGATTTATCAACCTTTCTTAACCTTTTACATCCTTTTAGGATTAATTTCTCCAGACCCGATAGTCCACTAAAATTTGGTGTTTTCATCATGTCTTCACAGTAGCTCAGATTTAAGATTTTTAGGGATTCAATAGACTGTGACATGAAAACCCACAAATATGTAAATAACCTTAATTAGGCATTCAAGTTAAAAAGGACGCGAGACGGAGTGAGAcgacccgtcaagtacccttaacggctccgtcacttggtcccatagGACCCATagtttgatcataactctaaatgaatttattaaacaacattgcattctttatttaaaaatgattttctataaaggaaatctaATAAAATATGTAGTTTAGAAAAACTCAACATATAtaaaataaccaaagttgacccaaaaaaaaaagtcaaccaaacacccacaatgtaacaaaccaaaatagaatgcaaagtttAATGTTTACCAAAAATCTGCCAACATGCATGCAGACTCTCTATCACAGCGGAAGCCAATaaatcaagtacctgagaaaacatgcgagtaaactgtcaacaaaaatattgagtgaattataggttttaaaATAACGAATAAACTTTATACCATtagatttcaaatgttagaaaacataaaactattattccattaatccatgagtcacctggtaaccacttaaccattttcaTACCCTTACTaaacaacaatatacactgaacaggtgcatcttcaaaaataacgaagtactaatacatttcgattataaattgctagcgcgactagctcaaaatgaggctgtcaagcccgatagatctatccataggattcacgttcaccagccgaaaccagtgattacagttaccagactagagaatattttcattcaactcataatgaataacttAAATTTATTTCCACTTGtgcctaaacgtaaaacaaaaaagtatgtaatctcatcccaaaaatactttaaatagcatgaaaaacgggactataactctccTTAACGTAAATGAAGCAACAACACAGTAATGCGAACagcaaatggtaaagtgatcaagaatgatcacaacgccgacctataaataaagcaagccgatataaataactaacttaggtcgagtcttagtatgatagctatagtacttgttgcaaataagcatagaacaacactcagtatgttccGGTATGATTAGGACAACGTATAACACTTACTTTCTATTtttaaaagtttctatttttaccaggtttccatttttggaaagtttctatttttgaaaagtttctattttaggaaagtttctattttagaaaagtttctatttttggaaagtttctatttttgaaaagtttctatttttaaaagttttctattttaggaaaatttccttaattagaaaagtcaacaaaagtcaactgaaagtcaaagtcaaccgaaagtcaactcaaaagtcaaccttggtcaaacttagtcaacattgaaatttaaagtgtaaattatattaataatataagttataatgttatttaaagccatacttgtataattatgtcatatcataagtttaattaaattaaattaaattataaagttaacataagtttaacgatataattaatataacataagtttttaattaattaattaaatattaatcataacataagaattattatttaataataaatttttagtcatatcataagtattattaattaataatgaattattaatcatatcataagtattttaatataattattaaaccataagtatttaataatgaaattataattaaataataactaagtcttataataactaaaataataattaatttttattataagtcttgatataataatctcttaacataagtttaatacttatcataagtattttttattaataataaaagtattattaatcataagtctaattataagaataattaaatcataatataatcataaaatgatataataaatatatatcataagtcttaattaaaaataattactcttatatcataagtaatttaattatattgcaaatcattatttataacctaagttcaaattttataaccataagtttaattaaaagttcgccgggtcataacttgagcctcgagtgtcggttttcgacgaattttatatatatcctcgtctaaccaaccaacccgacacattagtgcactcaagaacacccaaagACCTGTTCATAAGTCATGACATACAGCCATGAACCAAACATTGTTTTTAATCCGTTTCAaaaacttgttttagccattccgggtgatccgtggctcggatttcgatgactcaaacatgaatgttcatccaatcatcaatcctaacccaatggtatACCCTAAAGGCTCcaaaaatgatcacaaagtcggaccctatCTGATCATACAAGcttttacattttaattttaaCAAAACCTTAAAACAAGCATAATTTATGATCCAAAACTcgaaacaacatgaatccaaagtctaaaattattgtcttgattaGAGGAAATCATCTAAACACTTTATTTAACCAAAAACATCTGCTAAGTATActgattttaataaaaaaaatctgCTGTCCACAattgatcaaaccgaaaacatacataaacgagcatttctacgcatcaaatcatcaatacaataatacTCAAGTACTATACTATAAAAATATGATCAAAAACAGTAAAAATAAACAGAAATGAAAAATTCTAGGGTTTGAGATTATACCCTAATCAAAGATTGAGAAGAAGGAGATTAAAGATCGCGAGACGGTGAATCCGATTATGTAGATGATCTTGATTGATGATGAACAATTGTATGCTAAATGATGATGGCcgaatttgatgatgatgatgctaagaAAATAGGCAAAAATGAGGGAGGAGAAGGAAGAGAGAAAAGAAAAATAAATGTTTAGGTTAAAATGAAGAGTAGTGTGAATTTTAGGTTAAAGGGTAATCAAGTTTGCAAAATTGTCACACTACACCCTCCCCATTGAAGTTTTTGGCCGAAAATTGTAGGGTGGGCCCCCTTAGTGGGCCATCTTGATACAAATTCTAAAAGATTTTAGCCCGAACGTCCGAAAGAAGCCCAGAATGCGAAAACGCCGTTACGTGATTAAATCTTCGGAGGAATTACgcacacgcgaaaaataaaatatataaatactatatatactcatatgatataaaaatatcataataaaaataatttggattcaaaaatctcaaaagtctgaccgttggtttgaaaaccgaaatgattcgccggatagaaatccacgacacgtagaaacgtaaaattttaaatacgaatacaaatattcatataacacataataaataataaataatatattattactaaaataataatataattcatagaaatgacgtggcacaattatcaattaacggacgttaaatacaaatggtaaaagataacggaaaaagtagggtcgtgacacggaGTCTAGACGGAGGTCAAGATAGACGTTgactatatatgtatgtgtgtgtatatatatatatatatatatatatatatatatatatatatatatatatatatatatatatatatatatatatatagatttaatcaagagggaagcacatttttggggggaagtaatttttttcatttttattcaatttttttcaggcatcaagatcaaaagaaaataagaaaatttaaaaaagacactttgtgatgaatgttcttattttggcggtaaaacgttcgaagaaaaaaatgaaaacattcaatgcattgaatgttttgattctgagttttttttaaggggttaaaaattagggtttagaaattagggggttaaaaattagagtttagctattagggtttagaaattagggttttgggtttagaaattagggtttaggtgaaacaacccaacccgtattcaaccggataaattttttattttttatttatagtaacgaacattaacgtgccattggaatgatataaaccattccatacaacccattaaaacgtacaacaagtttaatgtttacaaaaaggcactaaggccattaatcaaatgtaatacaagttcgacccatttgaaatgatagttttaataaaaactacacctgagcatggtttggggctaaactaaccAAAAGCATTAGGTCATCTTCCAAAAGCTTTAACTAGCACGCATCATGGGAATCTAATGCCCAATAACCCCTTTTCCTTTCTCCGTgttcgcacctaaaaatgtaaacaatgagagggtaagctaaaacttagttagtgcaatagttatacatatacatatataacctacttacttgcaaccacttacacaatatcgtatacaaacttgtaactcaatagcatgtcatcatactcataatactaacaagttgtacaatatcacaaaaccgcattagcatatactcaacacaatctatatatataatatgctaaacaatcaacaaacccccatatggttaaccataaatgctatggtgctaccggctcgatggttcacaccatacgcatttgagtcatactctttttatagtgctaccggctcatggttcacactttgttttatagtgctaccggctcgatggttcacacttgatgctaccggctcgatggttcacatcatgattttatagtgctaccggctctttggttcacacttcggcactaccggctcgatggttcatgccttattttatagtgctaccggctcgatggttcacactttgacacttgtcacatacatgttatggcactaccggctcgatggttcataccataacattcacaaataaatacgtcatatacacatacgtataattactctactcaccttatagactaggcgatgaattaacaactctgcaagcttcaaagtgaaatacctaatacaataagtacaatttcaatacaccaaactagttggacttgacaccaacatttatcacttaagcatttaatgacccatttgcattaaatgacccattcactccaaaaccgcccattaatggccaagactcatcatcaatcactaaaaactagtgattatagtccaataacaataactaccaccttttagggtattttcatactcatctttgcccaactaggtcaacattaccccttttgacccattttaacacttagactcgcaAATTGGTCAAACACGAACCCATTATCAATCTTTCAtcaatttacaagtgtattagtgactaacaacacaatttaacacttacaaatctcgatttacatgaccaaaccctagattataattactagggtttccttacatcaatataacccaaattcacccattaaattcccaaatgggtcttacaagcctcaaatgacccaaaccctagccataaattaactaaaacttaaaacacGGAGTTaatacttaccaacactatcaagtcgtagctaagaacaaggagaaaaaatttcctatttgctccaaagatcgaatcacaagtcttcaccttcgaatctcacttttaGTCTAAAAGGTTTTGTATTTTggaagagaaattggaaagaaaagggaaatgaaaatgaattaaatgagataagtggctgagacttaaagtctcaatCAGATATACACtcaaaaagacaaaaatacccttggTTCACCCTTTTTAAAAGCTAAaaccggaaccagttcacccagtgggtcgcggcgacCCCATATGTCGCGGTGCGACAATGCACATGATTTTCGACCTGCATATCGTGCCTCCTGACTTTGTTTTGAGTTCAATATCGCGGCACGGCAAGAGCCTTCGCGGCGCCGCGATAGCCTATAACTGACCATTTCGACTATTTTAAATCAACATTGATTTATTCGACTTATACACCTCGTTCATGCTTCCTATATTCGTTTGAACTTCGTCTTTAAATCTTACATGACTTAACACTATCAAAAccaatgcatatacttatacatgcatccaatctcaaacgtaatatataaatatatctcgtatacatcaagttaacactttaaatcgtttaatcacataaacaagcgaaTTATAAATGTTCTAGCtattaaataagtaccttaagacacgtatgaagaaaacgggatgttacattagggtttataaattagggtttagattgaatattttaacacaaacggtttagagtttgaggtttagggactaaacccaaaacactaaaccctaaactctaaattgggctaaatttcgaaaaaaacacttcacacaagatgaaaacaaaacgatgcaaataaaatttaattaaaacattacttgcgatgaatgttatcatttatttcttcgagcgatttaccgccaaaataataatattcgtcacaaagtgtcttttttaaatgttcatatttttacctaattttgatgtctgaaacgtttttttcgaaaaaaactaaaatttaaaaaaaaaaaattacttcccccaaaaaagtgcttcatatatatatatatatatatatatatatatatatatatatatatatatatatatatatatatatatatatatatatatatatatatatatatatatatatatgggtaggatcaatggggaggtaaccaatcggggggaagcaaattttttttttttcatttttttttggatttttttcagacatcaagatcacaagaaaatatgaacatttaaaaaagacacttcgtgataaatgttattatttaggcgggaaaacgatcaacaaaaataacattcaagataatattgatcgtgaagaatgttaacggttttttttcatattttgtgaagtaaaatttagcccgatttagagtttagggtttagggtttaatctaaatcctaaatctaaaccctaaaccctaaatttctaaaccctaatatctaaaccctaatatctaaaacctcaacatacgcttgaaaaaacaagataattgttatatattacttcttcgagcgtttttccgccaaaataaaaacatttaacacaaagtgtctttattaaatgttcatattttcatccaatctgtaatgttcgtgaacaaagttttttcagaaaacaaaaaaaaaagattttgtttccccccgcttccccctgattggttacttccccttgatcctaccactatatatatatatatatatatatatatatatatatatatatatatatatatatatatatatatatatatattgagaggatccagtgagaattattttagtgtgagaactctaggaactcaaaATACACTGAAATTAGAGCAAAAAAAATGGCggggagcaaaaaaaaaaaaagaaaattcgagcaaaaataaaaACTAGGATGAACAAAAAAATCATagtccagcaaaaaaaaaattcgaatttaaaaaatgtagaacacatttttgttcgactatcatgtgttttacattttttttgttcgaatttcaaaaatgtagaacacatttttgttcgcccgcctttttttttgTGCGACTATTAATTTTTTGTTTGCCCTCATTTTTTTTGCTCAAATTTTAAAAATGtataacacatttttgttcgactatcatgtgttctacttttttttgttcgaattcaaAAATGTAAAACACATTTTTGTTCCCCCGCATTTTTTTGTTCGATTATCAATTTTTTTCGACCGCCTTTTTTATTTGCTCGAATTtccccatttttgctcgaattcgtTTTTTTCGACCGCCTTTTTTATTTGCTCGAATTtccccatttttgctcgaattcgtTGTTTTTTGCTTGCCCGCCACGTTCtttgttcgaatttcagtgtatttttaagTTCTCAAagttctcacacaaaaaaagttctcatttaatcctttactatatatatatatatatatatatatatatatatatatatatatatatatatatatatatatatatatatatatttttttttttttttttttttttttgaaaagcaaaaaaaTAAATCACCACGAGAAGGAACAACCTTGGGAGGACCTTACAACGACATGGAACTCCCAAACACGAAAACACGAAAACATGACGAAACAGACTAACTAAAAAGGAAAGGGGGTGCAAAGAAAATAACCCTTTACAAAACAAACTGACTCGAAATGGGGAAGTAacaaatcggggggaagcaaatttttttattttttggaatttttttttggaATTTGTTTTCAAGCATCAAAATCacacgaaaatataaacatttaaaaaagactcTTCGTGATGAAtgatattatttaggcggaaaaacgatcgataaaaataacattcaagataaaattgatcgtgaagaatgttaacgtttttctttttcatgttttgtgaagtataatttagcccgatttagagtttagggtttagagtttggtgttttgggtttagtccctaaacccaaaaccccaaactccaaaccctaaaccctaaactctaaaccgctagtgttaaaaactcaatttaaatcctaaatctaaaccctaaaccctaaatttttaaaccctaatatctaaaccctataaaccctaatatctaaaacctcaacatacgctcgagaaACACGATAATTGtcatatattaattcttcgagcatttttccgtcaaaataaaaacaattatcacaaagtgtctttattaaatgttcatattttcattcaatctataatgttcgtgaacaaaaatTTTTCAAAAAGTGAAAAAAAAGTTTTTGTTTTCCCCCAGATTGGTTActtccccttgatcctaccactatatatatatatatatatatatatatatatatatatatatatatatatatatatatattctattctcTAATAAAGATACAAAATAGAGAGTATAATATAAATAAGGAATTTTCTAATAACACTCCTTTAAGATTGTCATTAAAAattaatacataaatgaataaGTTGTACAGTAGAAACTCTATAAAATAATACACTTGGGATCACCAAAATTTATTAATTAAAAGAGTTATTAATTAatcgataaattaataattattaattcatatattaatttagattttaTTAATTTATAGTAGAATACTTAGTTTACAAACACCTTTCAACCTTCCACTTAATTATTGTATACAGTGCATTTATATCAAATGAACGGCCTAATTTGAAAGAAACATTCAATCTCCCACCTTATTATGCTTCTTGTGTTCAATGTATCACTTTATGGACATtaaaaatattttctatataattaCAAGATCAAAATAGGTTAACACAAACAAATCATACACACAACATGACTTCCCATCTTAAAGGTGTGAAAAAACAACAATGACAGACGAGATTCGAAGAGCATTATGCAAGCACAACAAGGATAATCCAAGTTCACTCAAAAGCAATTGTAAGAATGGGTTCATAGTAATTATGGTTTGCAGGTGAGTCCAAAAATTATTGCAAGAATGGGTTCATAGTAACTATCTCTTGATTGTGGATACTTGCTCTACTCATCCAAAAATTATTGAAGGATTACGAAATGTTGAATTGTTTTTTTTGCCACCAAACACAACTTCAAAAATTCAACCTTGTGGCGCGGGGATCAATCGAGCTTTTAAGATGCATTATCGTCGTCGATTTTATAAAAGCCTTTTGGAGGGTTATGAATTAGGGGTTCCAAATCCAGCAAAAATAAATGTATTAGATGCAATGAATCTTGCAATTTCAGCATGGACTATGGATGTTCATGCAAATACAATTGTGAACTGCTTTCGTCGTTGTAAACTTCGATCAACAGATAACATGACTTTTGAGAACTCAGATGAAGGTGGTGAAAGCACTCAAGAACTCCAGAATTTGATCAAAGAGTTGGGTTATCGCAATGCAATGGATGTCGAAGATGTTCTGACTCACCTAGAAGAAAATGTAGTTGCACAGTTGTTGACTGATGAAGAAATTATTGAAAGCGTTATTGGAAATAATAAAGATGATATCGATGAAGAAGATGATAAAATTCTACAATGGAGCCCCCTTCGCGAAACCAAGCTATTAAAGCGGCAATCACATTGAATAATTTCTTGTTGAGCTATGAGAAAACAACACCAGAAGTTCTTACCATGCTAAGGAAAATTAGAGACGAGATTCAAGGGGAAATTGATTTCAACAAAAAACAAAAGACAATTTCAAggggaagttgtgatgtggtccagcggttggtggtctgcctcctttaggggaggtcaggagttcgacccccgttggctacatattaaaaacacaatttcatccctgccatgaagtatccacccatggcacctttcccatatcgtttggggggtaaagggcatgaggggttttacttggccgtgcccttcgATCGTTTTCaaagtttcctcccgggcagcgatggggacgTGGTTataatcgctgcatcggcatagtcgaaacgggagatgatcgcaacgggtggttaagtccccctcgggtgatcccaatcgctgttaaaaaaaacaaaaaacaaaagacAATTGAGTCATTTTTCAAGAAACCTTCATAAATCATTCATGTAATATGCTATATATACTGTATAaggaattattaatttatattatatatggggtctaaagaaattatcaaaattgtattattttataattttagcGAATTATTAATTTAGCACTCTATTTTCGAGTCGAAACCGACAAAAAATATTATCTTAAAGAGTTTATTAAATAATCGAGGATTAATTTATCGAGTTTCTAGTGTATACTAGTAAAATGACCCttgaaatcacgagtttgtttaaacgaaacaatttaatgacatgttttaagtattaagtgaatgtaaatgctgaagtcatttattttaatgacccgtttgaccataaAACTTGtccttgtttttacaaatatatagagacatgtattttcgcatacatatgtaacgtaattaatttcataaaatgaatccatatttgaatataaataatataataattataattattatattaaatgtaaataataataataaaattcgctcaaagttgagtatttatatttttaataataataattattattagtaataataaatgcattttaattttttttagaaaattaatattataatttaggagagattagtatttccttttataaaagatttcttattattttttaattaaattaatatataattatgacattatcattatgaaaatctaTAGAATAATTAGCTTAGTGATGATACCATCATTTTAGAACT
This genomic stretch from Rutidosis leptorrhynchoides isolate AG116_Rl617_1_P2 chromosome 11, CSIRO_AGI_Rlap_v1, whole genome shotgun sequence harbors:
- the LOC139875252 gene encoding CENP-B homolog protein 2-like — translated: MKTRNGHDNGSTSEGSDFTAKVEAILKSHNAEFLANVRKVFQESVNEQVTDMIKEQMGGIIQEEFEKRFPKPQGGFKIDTCKYVNPTLCEIGGLWVGCKGKKPENGNFELVDEITCIMYKSWIRWITLTVEELIVILTFRLKGLRNVELFFLPPNTTSKIQPCGAGINRAFKMHYRRRFYKSLLEGYELGVPNPAKINVLDAMNLAISAWTMDVHANTIVNCFRRCKLRSTDNMTFENSDEGGESTQELQNLIKELGYRNAMDVEDVLTHLEENVVAQLLTDEEIIESVIGNNKDDIDEEDDKILQWSPLRETKLLKRQSH